In one Pseudodesulfovibrio tunisiensis genomic region, the following are encoded:
- a CDS encoding FlgO family outer membrane protein codes for MKKTVLALAALILLPLISGCSSFKENANEAYDTVFDTAPTSKAVFHENTTPIIEFNYDAADTLYKNVSGRELGGDSKVFVRRFLNENSPDDMAAFGKIMAEQVADRLAQRGMVITHGAPDQQDYMNNGMQPVEKESPANDSKYEKPARSAMLTGSYIPGDSVIYMTAKIVRLDDNAVVAGHSWQLPVTQDVRELLPQLQGRDSGLEPTVKTQFE; via the coding sequence ATGAAAAAAACGGTCCTCGCCCTTGCCGCCCTGATTCTCCTGCCCCTGATTTCAGGATGCAGTTCGTTCAAGGAGAACGCCAACGAGGCCTATGACACCGTGTTCGACACCGCGCCCACGTCCAAGGCGGTCTTTCACGAGAACACCACGCCGATCATCGAATTCAACTACGATGCCGCGGACACGCTCTACAAAAACGTAAGTGGCAGGGAACTGGGCGGGGATTCCAAGGTATTCGTGCGTCGTTTCCTGAATGAAAACAGCCCGGACGACATGGCCGCGTTCGGCAAGATCATGGCCGAACAGGTTGCGGACCGCCTTGCCCAGCGGGGAATGGTCATCACCCATGGAGCGCCGGATCAGCAGGATTACATGAACAACGGCATGCAGCCAGTTGAAAAGGAATCGCCAGCCAACGATTCCAAATACGAAAAACCGGCTCGCTCGGCCATGCTGACCGGGTCATACATTCCGGGCGACAGCGTCATCTACATGACTGCGAAAATCGTGCGTCTGGATGACAATGCCGTGGTTGCGGGGCATAGCTGGCAACTGCCCGTCACGCAGGATGTCCGGGAACTGCTGCCCCAGCTTCAAGGCCGGGACAGCGGACTGGAACCTACCGTCAAAACGCAGTTCGAATAG
- a CDS encoding potassium channel family protein, whose product MKMEIGVVGLGKFGLTLAKSVHDLGHSVVGVDAFKSSVDRARPLITQVYQADGTDKKALEQLGFSEFDHAIVSTGESMEASILVSLNLLELGVKKVWVKAVSAEHEKILKRIGVHYVVFPEQFVAEQLAHRLAVPGMMDYLAFGSDIITREIVVDEWQGSTLRDLNLTNTFQVQVVAYKHNGSTEFSFVPKADLRLEQGDTLVLLGKTEDVMKVGKY is encoded by the coding sequence ATGAAAATGGAAATCGGCGTTGTCGGTTTGGGCAAGTTCGGTCTGACTCTGGCGAAATCCGTGCACGACCTCGGGCATTCCGTGGTGGGCGTGGATGCGTTCAAATCTTCCGTGGACCGCGCCAGACCCCTCATTACCCAGGTCTATCAGGCGGACGGCACGGACAAGAAGGCGCTGGAGCAACTCGGATTCAGCGAGTTCGACCATGCCATCGTGTCCACGGGCGAGTCCATGGAGGCCTCGATTCTGGTCTCCCTGAACCTGCTGGAACTGGGCGTGAAAAAGGTCTGGGTCAAGGCGGTCAGTGCGGAGCATGAAAAGATACTCAAGCGCATCGGCGTGCATTACGTGGTCTTTCCCGAACAGTTCGTGGCGGAACAGCTTGCCCACAGGCTGGCCGTGCCCGGCATGATGGACTATCTGGCGTTCGGCAGTGACATCATCACCCGGGAGATCGTGGTCGACGAATGGCAGGGCAGCACCCTGCGCGATCTGAATCTGACCAATACCTTCCAAGTGCAGGTCGTGGCGTACAAGCACAACGGCAGTACGGAATTTTCCTTTGTGCCCAAGGCCGATCTTCGGCTGGAACAGGGCGACACGCTCGTGCTTCTCGGCAAGACCGAGGATGTCATGAAAGTGGGCAAATACTAG
- a CDS encoding TrkH family potassium uptake protein — protein sequence MRTKLLSPYWLPVWFFAGAILGGAALLHMDFSHPGEPLSWMDCLFTATSAMCVTGLIVVDTGSFFSGAGQAVILVLIQLGGLGIMTFTSLILHLLGQRVPLSDRIAVGQSLLHDPSFSLGRFLVRVVLGTLTLEGIGAVCLWLLDPEGFEPYVAIFHSISAFCNAGFSLYADSLMSWKGDPGVNVVIMALIIMGGLGFYVLGECGTLIKGVALHGRKMLRGRAHLLSWHTDVVLKTSLFLIIAGTAAIYFAEFMGGAGAGPGGMLAALFQSVTCRTAGFNTVDISHMTNVSLVFMLMLMLIGGSPGSCAGGIKTTTFRAIWGFIMAQVRGRSQVVVGRHALDRPSQSRALTLMVFAMFLVTAATLVLNITEGGEIPHDLARGVFLEILFEVISAFGTVGLSTGLTPHLTAVGKAVIILLMFVGRLGPIWLLSALHSWQDEPRFRLPEDELPLG from the coding sequence ATGCGTACCAAACTCCTGAGTCCGTACTGGCTTCCGGTCTGGTTCTTTGCCGGAGCCATTCTCGGCGGGGCCGCTCTGTTGCACATGGATTTCAGCCATCCGGGCGAACCCCTGTCGTGGATGGACTGTCTGTTTACCGCAACTTCGGCCATGTGCGTGACCGGGCTCATCGTGGTGGATACGGGCAGTTTCTTTTCCGGGGCCGGGCAGGCCGTGATCCTGGTGCTCATTCAGCTCGGCGGACTGGGAATCATGACCTTCACCTCGCTGATCCTGCATCTGCTCGGACAACGCGTGCCGCTCAGCGACCGGATCGCCGTGGGGCAGAGCCTGCTTCACGATCCCTCCTTCAGTCTGGGGCGCTTTCTGGTGCGTGTGGTGCTCGGCACTCTGACATTGGAAGGCATTGGGGCAGTCTGTCTCTGGCTGCTCGACCCGGAAGGCTTTGAACCGTATGTCGCCATATTCCATTCCATTTCCGCATTCTGCAATGCGGGCTTTTCCCTGTATGCGGACAGCCTGATGTCGTGGAAAGGCGATCCGGGCGTGAATGTCGTGATCATGGCCCTGATCATCATGGGCGGATTGGGATTCTACGTGCTCGGCGAATGCGGGACTCTGATCAAGGGCGTTGCCCTGCACGGGAGGAAGATGCTTCGCGGCAGGGCACACCTGCTTTCCTGGCACACGGATGTGGTGCTCAAGACCTCGCTGTTCCTGATCATCGCCGGAACAGCGGCCATCTATTTTGCGGAATTCATGGGCGGTGCCGGGGCCGGGCCGGGCGGCATGCTCGCTGCACTGTTCCAGTCCGTGACCTGCCGCACGGCCGGATTCAACACCGTGGATATCAGCCACATGACCAACGTGTCCCTCGTGTTCATGCTCATGCTCATGCTCATCGGCGGCTCGCCCGGTTCCTGCGCCGGTGGCATCAAGACCACCACGTTTCGTGCCATCTGGGGATTCATCATGGCTCAGGTGCGCGGGCGATCGCAGGTCGTTGTCGGGCGGCATGCCCTTGACCGTCCGAGCCAGAGCCGTGCATTGACCCTCATGGTCTTTGCCATGTTTCTGGTCACGGCCGCCACTCTGGTGCTCAACATCACCGAAGGCGGCGAAATTCCCCATGATCTGGCGCGTGGTGTATTTCTGGAAATACTTTTCGAGGTCATTTCCGCTTTTGGCACGGTGGGGCTTTCCACCGGCCTGACCCCGCATTTGACGGCTGTGGGCAAAGCGGTGATCATCCTTCTCATGTTCGTGGGCAGGCTCGGTCCCATCTGGCTGCTGTCCGCATTGCACAGTTGGCAGGACGAGCCGCGTTTTCGCCTGCCCGAGGACGAGCTGCCCCTCGGGTAG
- a CDS encoding ABC transporter permease produces the protein MFAERASWWVTLFKLSPLLVPFCVLFLGGLVLAVAQSLGFWLPVPVSGGLFDGYGVLLNPHVLASARFSLWVALASAVISVSAGAVLAYAVWRLPHGLERASVVYKVPLILPHIAVAFIVLVFWSQSGVVASFAFHLGLVDGVSDFPSVLYGPEGGGMILAYVFKEIPFVVILAHAVLKRLDPRLVETAHMLGAGRARVFLQVVLPHMRPALNTSFIILFLFSFGAFDIPFLLARSSPGMLPVEVYNLYFRRDLSHRPEAMALLVCMFLFALGFVSLYTRIASRLEQGDRKL, from the coding sequence ATGTTCGCTGAACGCGCGTCCTGGTGGGTGACGCTGTTCAAGCTGTCGCCGCTGCTCGTGCCGTTTTGCGTGCTGTTTCTGGGCGGGCTTGTACTGGCCGTGGCCCAATCATTGGGATTCTGGCTGCCCGTGCCGGTTTCGGGCGGTCTGTTCGACGGATATGGCGTGCTGCTGAATCCGCATGTGCTGGCTTCGGCCCGTTTCTCCCTGTGGGTGGCGCTGGCCTCGGCAGTGATTTCCGTAAGTGCCGGGGCTGTTCTGGCCTATGCCGTGTGGCGTCTGCCACATGGTTTGGAGCGGGCCTCGGTCGTGTACAAGGTGCCGCTCATTCTGCCGCACATTGCGGTGGCATTCATCGTGCTTGTCTTCTGGAGCCAGTCCGGGGTGGTCGCATCCTTTGCGTTTCACCTCGGGCTGGTTGACGGTGTGTCCGATTTTCCGTCCGTGCTTTACGGACCGGAGGGGGGCGGCATGATACTGGCCTATGTCTTCAAGGAAATTCCCTTTGTGGTCATCCTGGCTCATGCCGTGCTCAAGCGGCTTGATCCCCGGCTCGTGGAGACTGCGCACATGCTCGGAGCCGGGCGGGCGCGCGTCTTTCTTCAGGTGGTGCTTCCGCACATGCGTCCTGCGTTGAACACTTCGTTCATCATTCTGTTCCTGTTTTCCTTCGGTGCGTTCGACATTCCGTTTCTGCTCGCCAGAAGCTCGCCGGGAATGCTGCCCGTGGAGGTGTACAACCTGTATTTCCGGCGCGACCTGTCGCATCGGCCCGAAGCCATGGCCCTGCTGGTCTGCATGTTCCTGTTCGCCTTGGGTTTCGTGTCCCTGTACACGCGCATTGCCTCAAGGCTGGAACAGGGGGACCGCAAACTGTGA
- a CDS encoding ABC transporter permease: protein MRAYFTFVFIAVCSLLPLLVLIVYAVAPGWTFPELVPSELDWRALQYAASQWQPILRHLSVSVLYSLAVVALSLVLCLFPAHHFAYRRFRGKSMLEGVFLAPALVPSMTFSMGAQYLFIRVGLTDTLFGVVLVLTAFSYPYMLRALTAGYQAVGEEYELCARNLGAGFWMRLLRIELPLLMPSVIAGGSVVFLVAFSEYFLVFLIGGGAVDSYTGYLFPYLASSDRSMGSLLCLVFLAVPVLLFLLVEYGVSRMYRERGMY from the coding sequence GTGAGAGCGTATTTCACCTTTGTCTTCATTGCGGTCTGCTCCCTGTTGCCGTTGCTGGTTCTGATTGTGTATGCGGTGGCTCCGGGCTGGACCTTTCCGGAACTGGTGCCGTCGGAGCTGGATTGGCGTGCCCTGCAATATGCCGCTTCCCAGTGGCAGCCCATTCTGCGTCATTTGAGCGTATCGGTTCTGTATTCTCTGGCCGTGGTGGCGCTGAGTCTGGTGCTGTGCCTTTTTCCTGCCCATCATTTTGCATACAGGCGTTTCCGGGGCAAATCGATGCTGGAAGGCGTGTTCCTGGCTCCGGCGCTGGTGCCGTCAATGACGTTTTCCATGGGGGCACAGTATCTGTTCATCCGTGTCGGGCTGACGGACACTCTCTTCGGGGTTGTTCTGGTGCTGACCGCATTCAGTTATCCCTACATGCTTCGAGCGCTGACCGCCGGGTATCAGGCGGTGGGCGAGGAGTATGAACTCTGCGCCCGGAATCTCGGGGCCGGGTTCTGGATGCGTCTGCTGCGGATTGAGCTGCCGTTGCTCATGCCGTCCGTGATCGCAGGCGGTTCCGTGGTGTTTCTGGTGGCGTTTTCCGAATATTTCCTCGTGTTTCTCATCGGGGGAGGCGCAGTGGATTCCTACACCGGGTATCTGTTTCCATATCTCGCGTCTTCGGACCGAAGCATGGGATCACTGCTGTGTCTCGTGTTTCTGGCCGTGCCCGTACTGCTTTTTCTGCTGGTGGAATACGGGGTTTCCCGGATGTATCGCGAGCGGGGCATGTATTGA
- the aroL gene encoding shikimate kinase AroL, producing the protein MADTRNIYLVGPRASGKTSVGRELARRLGRRFMDTDHELVAMVGAEIAEYVTRCGWNSFRDREAEVLEHVAAMSNQVVGCGGGLVLRPENRQLLSGGIVLYLAVGPDELARRLSRNPNEAQRPSLTGKSLADEVAEVLVERDSLYRECAHAVLGQASLRATVNAALEFLEHRA; encoded by the coding sequence ATGGCTGACACCAGAAACATTTACCTTGTGGGGCCGAGGGCCTCGGGCAAAACCTCCGTGGGCCGGGAACTGGCTCGCCGCCTGGGGCGGCGGTTCATGGATACGGACCATGAACTGGTTGCCATGGTCGGAGCTGAAATTGCCGAGTACGTGACCCGTTGCGGCTGGAATTCGTTTCGTGATCGCGAGGCCGAGGTGCTGGAGCATGTTGCTGCCATGAGCAATCAGGTGGTCGGTTGCGGCGGAGGTCTGGTGCTGCGACCGGAGAATCGTCAATTGCTGTCCGGCGGAATCGTACTGTATCTGGCGGTTGGTCCGGATGAACTGGCCCGACGGCTGTCCAGAAATCCCAACGAGGCCCAGCGTCCCTCCCTGACCGGAAAGTCTCTGGCCGATGAGGTCGCCGAGGTGCTTGTCGAGCGGGATTCCCTGTATCGCGAATGCGCCCATGCCGTGCTCGGGCAGGCATCGTTGCGGGCGACTGTCAACGCCGCTCTGGAATTTCTGGAGCATCGGGCATGA
- the aroC gene encoding chorismate synthase, with product MSGNTFGRIFRLTTFGESHGPGLGGVVDGCPSGIPLSEEILQQELDRRKPGQGIASTARRESDRVEILSGVFEGVTTGTPIGFLIRNEDQRSRDYSDIKDVFRPGHADYGFHAKFGVRDYRGGGRSSGRETVSRVAGGAIAQELLRAEGIALQAYTVELGGIPAKRVDVEGAQARPFFAPDPDVVPVWEERVREVKSQGDTLGGVVEILARSVPPGLGEPVFDKLDARLAHALMSVGAVKGVEIGDGMDAARSLGSGNNDFMTSEGFASNHAGGVLGGISSGQDIVVRAYVKPIPSIALEQRTMTAQGRETSIRIGGRHDIAAIPRINPVLKAMAALTLADLLLLDRRLGPRA from the coding sequence ATGAGCGGGAATACATTCGGCAGAATTTTTCGCCTGACCACGTTCGGCGAATCCCATGGCCCGGGGCTGGGCGGCGTGGTGGACGGGTGTCCGTCCGGCATTCCGCTTTCCGAGGAAATCCTTCAGCAGGAGCTGGATCGCAGGAAACCGGGGCAGGGAATCGCCTCCACTGCGCGCAGGGAATCGGACCGGGTGGAAATCCTGTCCGGCGTGTTCGAGGGCGTGACCACCGGAACACCCATCGGGTTTCTGATTCGCAACGAGGATCAGCGCTCCCGCGACTATTCGGACATCAAGGACGTGTTTCGGCCCGGTCATGCGGATTACGGATTCCATGCCAAGTTCGGTGTGCGCGACTACCGTGGCGGCGGCCGGTCATCGGGCCGGGAAACCGTGTCGAGGGTGGCGGGCGGAGCCATTGCGCAGGAATTGCTTCGTGCCGAAGGAATCGCCTTGCAGGCCTATACCGTGGAACTCGGCGGAATTCCGGCGAAACGCGTTGACGTGGAGGGCGCGCAGGCCCGTCCGTTCTTTGCGCCTGATCCGGACGTGGTGCCGGTTTGGGAAGAACGCGTGCGCGAGGTCAAGAGTCAGGGGGATACCTTGGGCGGCGTTGTGGAAATTCTGGCCCGAAGCGTTCCCCCGGGGCTGGGAGAGCCTGTGTTCGACAAGCTGGACGCGCGGCTGGCCCATGCGCTCATGTCCGTGGGCGCGGTCAAGGGGGTGGAAATCGGCGACGGCATGGACGCGGCCCGCAGTCTGGGGAGCGGGAACAATGATTTCATGACCAGTGAAGGCTTTGCATCCAATCATGCGGGCGGAGTGCTGGGTGGCATTTCCTCGGGACAGGACATTGTGGTGCGTGCCTACGTCAAGCCCATTCCCTCCATTGCTCTGGAACAGCGGACCATGACGGCACAGGGCAGGGAAACCTCCATTCGCATCGGCGGCAGGCACGACATCGCGGCCATTCCGCGCATCAATCCGGTGCTCAAGGCCATGGCTGCGCTGACCTTGGCCGACCTGCTTCTGCTCGACCGTCGTCTCGGACCGAGAGCGTAG
- a CDS encoding ABC transporter substrate-binding protein, which yields MKRLALLIMLVGCLGACSVSEVQDRDWLREDWKTVEDGARETTVRFYMWGGSAPINKWVDTYVADQVKKRYGVSLIRVPMDAGVFVNKLLAEKRGGRKTGTIDLLWVNGENFKALREADALYGPYAEKCPNFLKYVNKKLASTDFGYPVDGYETPYGWAQFVFEYDGARTKSVPDGFAELREWVRDNPGKFTYPQPPDFTGSAFIRQAFYAVTGGPEQYLGGWDRELFERQAPRLWQYLNDLKPYLWQHGRSHPKSIAEQDTLFARGEVDINMSYHPLHAQGKVQEGVYPKSVRTFVMREGSIFNLHFTAIPANAPNKAGAMVVANFLMSPEAQLSKYVPAKWGDYPAIDLGALPQESRDRFASVDLGSSTLGREALSAVAVPEIPVEYLEALEKGWEEHVR from the coding sequence ATGAAGCGCTTGGCATTGCTGATCATGCTGGTGGGATGTCTGGGGGCCTGTTCCGTGTCCGAGGTTCAGGACCGGGATTGGCTCAGGGAGGACTGGAAGACTGTCGAAGACGGAGCGCGGGAAACCACGGTCCGTTTTTACATGTGGGGTGGTTCCGCCCCCATCAACAAGTGGGTGGATACCTACGTGGCGGATCAGGTCAAGAAGCGGTACGGCGTTTCCCTGATTCGCGTTCCCATGGATGCGGGCGTGTTCGTGAACAAGCTGCTCGCGGAGAAACGAGGTGGCCGCAAGACCGGAACCATTGATCTGCTTTGGGTCAATGGCGAGAATTTCAAGGCGTTGCGTGAGGCGGATGCCCTGTACGGCCCCTATGCGGAAAAGTGCCCGAATTTTCTGAAATACGTGAACAAGAAACTCGCGTCCACGGATTTCGGGTACCCCGTGGATGGCTACGAGACCCCGTACGGCTGGGCCCAGTTCGTGTTCGAGTACGATGGTGCGCGTACGAAGTCCGTGCCGGACGGTTTTGCCGAACTTCGGGAGTGGGTGCGGGACAATCCCGGGAAATTCACCTATCCCCAACCCCCGGATTTCACGGGGTCCGCATTCATCCGGCAGGCGTTCTATGCCGTGACTGGCGGGCCAGAGCAGTATCTCGGCGGATGGGACAGGGAACTGTTCGAGAGACAGGCTCCCAGGCTCTGGCAGTATCTGAACGATCTCAAGCCGTATTTGTGGCAGCACGGCAGAAGTCATCCCAAGAGCATTGCGGAACAGGATACCCTGTTTGCGCGCGGTGAGGTGGACATCAACATGTCCTATCATCCGCTGCACGCGCAGGGTAAGGTGCAGGAGGGCGTCTACCCGAAGAGCGTCCGCACTTTCGTCATGCGCGAAGGTTCGATTTTCAATCTGCATTTCACGGCCATTCCCGCCAACGCGCCCAACAAGGCCGGAGCCATGGTCGTGGCGAATTTCCTGATGTCGCCCGAGGCGCAGCTTTCCAAGTACGTGCCTGCCAAATGGGGGGATTATCCGGCCATTGACCTTGGTGCGTTGCCGCAGGAGAGCCGCGATCGTTTTGCCTCCGTGGATTTGGGAAGCTCGACGCTGGGCAGGGAGGCGCTGTCCGCCGTGGCCGTGCCCGAGATTCCCGTGGAATATCTTGAAGCCCTTGAAAAGGGGTGGGAGGAGCATGTTCGCTGA